The Amaranthus tricolor cultivar Red isolate AtriRed21 chromosome 2, ASM2621246v1, whole genome shotgun sequence genome contains the following window.
ATGATGTAAATCATTCCCTCAGCACGAAAGAGGTGGCAGAAAACCAGTCAGTTCTAGAAGGCCTCCCAATACAAGGCCATCAAAGACCTTATTTGTCATCAATTTTCCCTATGATACCAAGACAAGGGACTTGGAAAGACACTTTGAACCATATGGGAAGATTCTTAATGTAAGGATCAGAAGAAATTTTGCATTTGTGCAGTACGAGTCACAGGAAGATGCTACTAAAGCTCTGGATGCCACAAACTTGAGGTTAGTTTTGCCTTGTTTAcctatttcaatatataaaatttggAATGTTTAGGAGCTGTTGTGTAATGCCATTTTGTCGTTTTTTTCTATTTGAAAAACAACAAAATGTGTTTGATGAAACTGTTTAATTaactacctttttttttttgccttttggcATAACCACCACggtaaatcaaaaatcaatttgtttttttttttgagtgtttGACGAGGTGGATCTCGTTCATCTTCCCATGTCCAAATTTCTCTCTGTCTATCGGTAACGATAGAGGAAGGTGACAGCTCTTTTTGTCATTGCATCACTAGTACTAAATCTCCCAGATATTTTTGCTTGGCTTATATGtctttaatcatcatcaaaaGTTTTGATAAAAATTTGTCTCAGAGAAGCATTTGTAACAATCCAAATTAATTACTCTTTCTGGAAtccctattttttttattttcacactTCAATTACTGAACTCTTCTACTTTTTAGttaatttctgattttgggTAATATGAGTTCAAGTAATTAAATGTGGTGCATACAACTTGCAATTTCTGCTGGTAGTGTTGACTAGAAGGTGGGGGTTCTTTGTGGTGCTAAATGCTTTAGGCGGTTTTACAATGGTGGTGAAAATGGAGGAAGAAACGAAGGTCATGGGACTCTTGGTTTTAAGGAATTATATTGTCACCTaatctatataatttttttattatattttcttaagaGCCAGTTTTATATCACCATATCCCTCTAATTATGATAACTATACCACATATATGGCAAACCCAATCcgcaaaatattaaatatttatcaaAGTTTTCTATGATCTTAATAATCAGTATAAATACCCAATCAACTGTTTGTATTGTGGTGATTTTTTCTGTTCTGTTCTTTATGGATTATGGTAATACTTGTCTATTTTTCATTAGCTTCTACTATACTTATTTTGGTAATCATTTTCACTTTGTGTGGTAATAGTTGAAATAATGGAAAGGAGGTAGTGTAGTGTCTGGTGGCCTAAAGCACAAAAGAAAGAGAGAGTGCTTACTGTTTTCTATAGTTAcgtaaaagttaaaataaaaccGATATTAGTTTTCAGAATTCTTAAAATCAAATACTAAAACCTACAAGTGATGCCGAAAGGACTCTTAGTTACTCCGTTTTCTGTTAGATTTTTCTTTATTCAAATTCGCACTCTTTATATCTTGTGGTAATGGAACTTAAAATTCCACAATGCAGCAAGTTATTTGATCGGGTCATCTCTGTTGAGTATGCTTCTCGTGATGATGATGACAACAGAAGAGGTGGGTACAGCCCAGAGAGAAGAGGCCGTGATAGGTCACCTGATAGGAGGAGGAGGTCACCAAGTCCTTACAGAAGAGAGAGAGGAAGTCCTGATTATGGAACTGGTTCTAGCCCTGCTCCCTACAGGAGAGAGAGAGGGAGTCCTGATTATGGGAATGGTACAAGCCATAGTCCTCGTCGAATACAGAGGAGTCCTGATTATGGGAATGTCCCAAATCATAGTCCTCATCGAGTACAGAGGAGTCCTGATTATGGGAATGGCTCAAGCCGAAGTCCTCGCCGAGTACAAGGGAGTCCTGAATATGGGAATGGCCCAAGCCGAAGTCCTCGTCGAGTAGAAAAGAGTCCTGAATATGGGGTTCGTTCCAGCCGTAGTCCACGTCGAGTACACAGGAGCTCAGAATATGTCCGTGATCGGAGTAGGAGTGCAAGCCCTCGTCCTGAGCAGAGGCGCTCTCCTGGTTTCCGTGATCGTAGTAGAAGTCCTCGTGGGGGTGACAGAAACGGGAATGGTTATGGTCGTCGCCCGAGTTTAAGCCCGTATCCAGAGGAAGGAGCCATCTCTGATGATGCTAGAGAACCCAGGAGCCCAATTAACAAGACTAGCTTGAGAGATAGCCCTATTGGTGAATATGGAAGCCCAGTCAACAGATATAGAAGGTATGTTTGTTTTCTCTTAAGTTTAGAACTTAAGAGTTTTGATTTTCTGTGAGTAATCTAAAATTATGTTTCATTATTACAGTCCCTCACCTCCAGGGCGGGAAAGATCACAATCTTGATCTGCATTTTGGTTAAATATTGGACGAGATGTTCAACTGCTTTCATATTGGCCCAGTTCGTAAGACTTGATCTGTTACATTTACATTGTCTCTATGATTTTATGTCAGAATATTACTAGTTTGTAGTTTAAGCTTTGGTTGTCTAGTCTAGGTTTGTGTATCAAGTGAAATATGTAATTCTGACTAACCCACAATGACAATGAGTCCCAATACATGTTCGTCATTCGCTACTTGCTTATCTTGTTTCTACTTTTCCCCTACAAGCGAAAAGAtttaggtttgttttgcgccATTCTCTCACATCTTGTACGCATGATTAGGCATGGCTCAACGAGTGAGCGTGTAGGTGCAATTTGCCTTTTCCAATACTTGTACGGTTAATACGCATCAACTTCCCACCATCTACAAGTAAAATTTTCACTCATGTTTGTGTATCGAGTATGCATTCAAATTCATTTGCATCTACAATGGCTTACTAGGTGCATCTATCATGAATAAATCCAGTTTAAATCAGTCTCAATCTACTTCATGAATAAATTCAACTGGTAATTGgtttgttgatatgaataaagccaataattaattttattagataTCTCGATAAATAGTTGTCTATCTAGCTAGCttaaaagctaataaaaaaGTTAGTTAAACAAAACCAACTACTTGTCAAACATCCTTGTATGTTCCTGTTAATTGTTGATGGTgtttatttgtaaaaaaaaatcaaaggagAGGAAACGGAGGCAGGGCAGTAGTAGCGGTGGCAGGGAAGGTGATGGTGTGGAGGTGGAGATAAGCGGTAGATGCGGTGGAGAGGTATCAGATAAAAGATAGAGTTTATTGAGCAATTCTTTCCTTCCTTTTTATACAtactatataataataaaattagtttATGTAAATTAGGTCAGcccaataaatataattttactgagatcgttttatttgaaaatttgcaTGATCCTCCAGGTACTAAGCCCACCACGACTTTTACGGTGTTTCTCGCCTTCTCGATCACGAAGATACGTCGCCTCAATGTCCTCACACTTCTACATCAATATCCATCTCTTCCTTTACCTCTTTGTTTTCCAAACATGGCCGATTTTCAGCCTTTTCTTTCTTAATTGGTCACAAAAGTTGTATTCTTatacttttagttttttttttttaaaatattcctCTATCTCATTGAGATGGTTaattataaactaattgaactttaatggaaaaagaaattgagttggagaatgagagAAAAACAAGTGAATAATTTGGTCAAAATGGAGAAAGACTATAAGTTTgtaaatgagatttaaaaaatgaaatcatTGCGGTATAAAATCCGTatgacaaactaaaataaatatggtgcaaattaaaagtaacacagtaattatttaaatttagaagTTTCCATATTGATATGCATAATAGCTTATGTGGTACAAATACACATACTATATACTCTATGAATATACGAAAATACTATACACAACCCAACACTAACGCTCACACACGCATATACAATATCTTATCATCATATAATACTTAAAAAATAGAATGTATATCATCTATGTGaactattttaaaatattgaataGCTTGTTATAATTGTTAAACATGTTACATTATAAGAAAAAGTATTTTAATGGTAAGGGCTTAAGGcttataataaaaaatgttattcgaacatttttttttccaatggaAGCAAACTTTAACAAAAAATGTGTTTtagtcaaaaaaattaaaaactttttcaaagagtaggaatataataataatgtatgTCAAGTCTGAGGGGATATACTGAGtaggataatgatgatgatgtcaaGTCTATCTTCAAAATTTTGTGTATACATCCACTATATTTTATGTTGATAGGGTTTTAATTACTTTGTGATATATATGCTTACAATTAAACTATCAATCTATctagaaaatataaatatattgttggtgtactttttaaaaatcttttagaTTGTGGACTATAGGGCTTTTGCACCCACTTATCTAATCCTAGTACTCAAGGTTCACATAAGgagaataaagtttaaatggaTAATAAAGAGGGCATGGCAAGGTATGGTTAAGATGTTGACatgaaataaaagaataatCTTTTGTATAATgtatcaaaaatttaaatataaatggcAAACTAAGTGCCCTTATCAAGTAATATGAACTGGTC
Protein-coding sequences here:
- the LOC130805942 gene encoding serine/arginine-rich splicing factor RS41-like isoform X1, which translates into the protein MRPIFCGNFDFEARSSDLERLFRRYGKVDRVDMKSGFAFVYMDDERDAEYAIRALDRSEYGRKGRRLRVEWTKHERGGRKPVSSRRPPNTRPSKTLFVINFPYDTKTRDLERHFEPYGKILNVRIRRNFAFVQYESQEDATKALDATNLSKLFDRVISVEYASRDDDDNRRGGYSPERRGRDRSPDRRRRSPSPYRRERGSPDYGTGSSPAPYRRERGSPDYGNGTSHSPRRIQRSPDYGNVPNHSPHRVQRSPDYGNGSSRSPRRVQGSPEYGNGPSRSPRRVEKSPEYGVRSSRSPRRVHRSSEYVRDRSRSASPRPEQRRSPGFRDRSRSPRGGDRNGNGYGRRPSLSPYPEEGAISDDAREPRSPINKTSLRDSPIGEYGSPVNRYRSPSPPGRERSQS
- the LOC130805942 gene encoding serine/arginine-rich splicing factor RS41-like isoform X2 encodes the protein MDDERDAEYAIRALDRSEYGRKGRRLRVEWTKHERGGRKPVSSRRPPNTRPSKTLFVINFPYDTKTRDLERHFEPYGKILNVRIRRNFAFVQYESQEDATKALDATNLSKLFDRVISVEYASRDDDDNRRGGYSPERRGRDRSPDRRRRSPSPYRRERGSPDYGTGSSPAPYRRERGSPDYGNGTSHSPRRIQRSPDYGNVPNHSPHRVQRSPDYGNGSSRSPRRVQGSPEYGNGPSRSPRRVEKSPEYGVRSSRSPRRVHRSSEYVRDRSRSASPRPEQRRSPGFRDRSRSPRGGDRNGNGYGRRPSLSPYPEEGAISDDAREPRSPINKTSLRDSPIGEYGSPVNRYRSPSPPGRERSQS